In Oncorhynchus kisutch isolate 150728-3 linkage group LG5, Okis_V2, whole genome shotgun sequence, a genomic segment contains:
- the LOC109890273 gene encoding calcium/calmodulin-dependent protein kinase type 1D-like → MFFMCGACSDDNMGRKEITCSWKKVTNNIRDVFEFKQVLGSGSFSEVYLVREKKTGNLYALKCLKKKHLSCSNLENEITVLKKIRHDNVIGLEDFYETQTHYYLVMQLVSGGELFDRIIDRGVYTEKDASQLVRQVLQAVNYLHENSIVHRDLKPENLLYFDSDENSKIMISDFGLSKMSDHGVMSTACGTPGYVAPEVLAQKPYSKAVDCWSIGVITYILLCGYPPFFEDNETRLFAKIMRADYAFHSPFWDDISESAKDFIRNMMQKHPNKRFTTEQALRHPWVIGKTARDQDIYKSVSMQIQRNFAKSKWRQAFNATAAIKHIKKLQLAHADPDAPLPPIPAIAINPCYSQNPLRGVNNITTEDVDSTSSLPIPMCHMTPPEAQYRGLRASHSEPMHAPVVMETYNAENCSSFTAAKSCDAMDRATNRNGQMMQTGVCSVM, encoded by the exons ATGTTCTTTATGTGTG GAGCCTGCAGTGACGACAACATGGGTCGCAAAGAAATAACTTGCAGTTGGAAGAAAGTCACCAACAACATCAGAGATGTGTTCGAATTCAAACAAGTGCTGGGATC ggGTTCGTTCTCCGAGGTGTATTTGGTgcgagagaagaagacaggaaaCCTGTACGCCCTGAAGTGTCTGAAGAAAAAACACCTCAGCTGTAGCAACCTAGAGAACGAGATCACTGTGCTGAAGAA GATAAGACATGACAATGTGATTGGACTGGAAGATTTCTATGAGACTCAGACACACTATTACCTCGTCATGCAGCT GGTGTCTGGTGGAGAGCTGTTTGACCGTATCATAGATCGGGGGGTGTACACAGAGAAGGACGCCAGCCAGCTGGTCCGCCAAGTACTGCAAGCGGTCAACTACCTTCACGAGAACAGCATAGTGCACAGGGACCTCAAg CCAGAGAACCTGCTATACTTCGACTCAGACGAGAACTCCAAGATCATGATCAGTGACTTCGGCCTGTCCAAGATGTCCGACCACGGAGTGATGTCCACAGCCTGCGGCACGCCAGGATATGttg CCCCTGAAGTTCTGGCTCAGAAACCCTACAGCAAGGCAGTGGACTGCTGGTCCATAGGAGTCATCACATATATCCT gCTGTGTGGCTACCCTCCCTTCTTTGAGGACAACGAGACACGTCTGTTCGCTAAGATCATGAGGGCCGACTACGCTTTCCACTCGCCTTTTTGGGATGACATCTCTGAGTCAG CGAAAGACTTCATCCGGAACATGATGCAGAAGCACCCTAACAAACGGTTCACCACAGAACAGGCCCTCAGACACCCctg GGTCATTGGAAAGACAGCGAGGGATCAGGACATCTATAAATCAGTCAGCATGCAGATCCAGAGGAACTTTGCCAagtccaaatggagg CAAGCCTTCAACGCCACAGCAGCCATCAAACACATAAAGAAGCTGCAGTTGGCCCATGCCGACCCCGacgcccctctccctcccatccctgcCATAGCCATCAACCCCTGCTACTCCCAGAATCCCCTGCGGGGTGTCAACAACATCACCACAGAGGATGTTGACTCCACCAGCAGCCTCCCGATCCCAATGTGTCACATGACCCCTCCAGAGGCACAGTACCGGGGCCTGAGAGCCAGTCACAGCGAGCCCATGCACGCGCCGGTCGTCATGGAGACATATAACGCAGAGAATTGCTCCTCATTCACGGCAGCTAAAAG CTGTGACGCCATGGACAGGGCGACCAATAGGAATGGCCAGATGATGCAAACTGGGGTGTGTTCTGtcatgtga